In Zingiber officinale cultivar Zhangliang chromosome 6A, Zo_v1.1, whole genome shotgun sequence, a single genomic region encodes these proteins:
- the LOC121993937 gene encoding pathogenesis-related protein STH-2-like yields MVVGSCIDEITVNVSNSRLWKGAICDAHILYPKLLPEFFTKYERVGEGVGSINILHFAPASKMAIGSVNKNKVEILDEATYTTKYSVIEGDLVGVYFKSVSYEITFEATGPNTCVAKVKTVYETLEDKHPNEEELNAIRNGSTKVLKAIEAYLIANPDVYA; encoded by the exons ATGGTTGTCGGTTCTTGCATCGATGAAATTACCGTCAACGTTTCCAACTCAAGGCTTTGGAAGGGAGCGATCTGTGATGCACATATTTTGTACCCTAAGCTCTTGCCTGAATTTTTCACCAAGTACGAACGTGTTGGAGAAGGAGTTGGCTCTATTAAcattcttcactttgctccag CTTCCAAAATGGCAATAGGAAGTGTCAACAAGAACAAGGTAGAGATATTGGACGAGGCAACATACACAACTAAGTATTCGGTCATCGAAGGAGACTTAGTCGGCGTGTATTTTAAATCCGTTAGTTATGAGATCACATTTGAAGCAACGGGCCCCAACACTTGCGTTGCAAAGGTCAAGACCGTGTATGAAACACTCGAGGATAAGCATCCTAATGAAGAAGAGTTAAACGCCATAAGGAATGGATCAACCAAAGTGCTAAAGGCCATCGAAGCATATTTGATTGCCAACCCCGATGTCTATGCATAA